The uncultured Paludibaculum sp. sequence ATTCCGACGTGGGGGTCTTCCCGTCCGGCAAGACCCTCATGGGCAGTCCGCTTCCACAGTAGGCCCGGCCGGCGCTACCACAACGTCTTTTAGGACGCGGGAGGTCCTCTTGTCAGCAACGCGTGTCAGTTCGAAGGTGTGCCGATTCGGATGAGCGGGATGCGGATGGCGGCTCCGATTGTCGACCTCCACGGTGACCGGCTTCCCCTCCTTCATCCGCAGGAGCGACCTAGGACACTGTCCGTTGCAGGCGAGAGTTCCCGCCGAGTGCCGGGGAGAAAGCTCGAGGTTGATCTCGCCGATTTGAGGCGTGTGGTCGACAGGCTCAGACGATTTGGGCACCTCGGTCGCAGACGACGCACGAGCCGGCCCGAGGCGGCCGGCCGCCGACGAAAGAAACCGCCTTCGATTCGTGACGGAGTTTACTGTGAGTTGCAGAATGAGTCAACGCATTCACGCATTCACGGAGAATTCGCGTGAGGTCTCCATCATTTTTTCCTGGAGAGCCAACTGGCCACACGGCGCCGTGTAACACTCCCTACAGGTCGCAGCGGCTGCAGCGCATCCAGAAGGTAGCCTGACGTGGCTTTGAGATGGGCATTGACCAGGCTTTGTCCGACAGCCGCGCGCTTCGTGCCCGACTTGAATCCTCCCACCACGCGGCAGAATGACAGCAGGCTGACGTTGTCTCGCCCAGCCGTCGCACCGTCCCGTCGATTGTCTCGTGCCCCCTGGTTCTCGCCTTGCCGTGACTTTGGCGCTATCCTTGCGTAAGAATCGAGGGCCTGATGGATAAAACTTACAGTCTGGGTGGCATCAACCTGGACGTCACAGCCGGTCGCGAAAAGTCAGCCAGCCGGGAGCAGGCGGACGCCAAACCGGACCCAGGTACGCCGTTCCGGGTCCTGGTGCTGGGCGATTTCAGCGGCCGTGCCAACCGGAGCGTGATGGAGACCGGGCGAAAACTCGCCGCGCGAAAGCCCATCCTCGTCGACCGCGACAATTTCGACGACGTGCTGAAGCGGCTGAACCCGCACATCGACCTGCCGGCAGCCGGCACTCTGCGCTTCATGGATCTCGACGACTTCCACCCGGATCGCATCTACGAGTCGACTGAGTTCTTCCGCGCCCTCAGGGAAGCACGCAAGAATCCCGAAAAAATGGCGACCGAGACGCGCGTGGCCGCGGCTCCCCCGCCACCTCCGCCCGTTCCCTCCGGCCCGGCGCCGAAGTTCGACTTCGACAGCCTGCTGGAGAGAGCCGTCGAAGCAACTGAGGGCCGCAAGGAAGGACGCGGATCGAAAGCGGACGACGCCTTCAGCCGCTGGCTGAAAGCACAAGTGGCGCCGCACCTCGTGGCGCCGGAAGCAGCCAGCGTGACCGAACGGCGCGCGCTCATCGACCAGGCGTCCAGCGTCCAGATGCGGGCACTGCTGCACAGCACAGCGCTGCAATCCCTGGAGGCGGCCTGGCGTTCGTTGTTCTTCCTGGTACGCCGCGTCGAGACCGGCGCCGACTTGAGTATCCACATCCTCGATATTTCGAAGGAGGAACTGGCTGCGGACCTCATTGGGACCGAAAGTCTCGGAGACTCGGGCACCTTCCGCCTGCTGGCTGAGTCGTCGACCGGTGTGGCTGGAGGCGACCCTTGGGCGGTATTGGTAGGCAATTATACCTTCGGGCCCGGGACCGACGATCTGCGGCTGCTGGTGCAACTGGGGACTATTGCCGGAGCTTTGAACGTGCCTTGGATTTCGGCCGCCGCACCAGCTTTCCTTGGTTGCGACTCGTTAGCCTCGGTTCCGGACTACAGCGACTGGAAGCCCCTCCGCGATGAGAACTGGGAGGCGTTGCGACGCTCTGAGATCGCCTCGTCTCTCGGCCTGATTCTGCCCCGGTTCCTGCTGCGGATGCCCTATGGCAAGAAGTCGGATGAGTGCGAGTTGTTCCCCTTTGAAGAGATCGGCGCCGACCTGGATCACGAAGAGTACCTGTGGGGGAACGCCGCCTTCGTATGCGCCGTGTTGATGGCCGAAGCTTTTACCGAGGACGGCTGGAGCATGCGGCCGGGCCGGTTCGCCAACGTAGGTGGACTGCCGGTGGATGTGCGCGATCGCGACGGAGAACGTGTGGCGCAACCTTGCGCCGAAGTCCTGATGGCCGAGCGCGGAGCGGCCGTCATGGTGGACCTGGGCCTGATGCCGCTAGCCTCACTCAAGAACAGCGATGAAGTGCGGCTCGTGCGATTCCAATCCATCGCCTATCCGGCCGCCGCATTGTCTGGCCGATGGTCCTGACTGCGTGGGCGGATTACTCCGCCCACTGCACCCACGGCATCTCGTAAGGAACGATCGCGTCCTCGTGATAGGGCGTGACTCGGACCGAAAATCCGCTGGATCCGCTGTCGTTGCAGATAAAGCGCCCCGTGTATAAGTGCTCGCCGCCGATCAGGCCCTGGTGATCCATGTCGACGGCCTCGCCGGCAGGAATACCGCCGTCGGCGTTGACGGGTCCATGATAGATCTGCACCCGGACATCGTCCGGCGTGAGCGACGCCAACTGCACACGGACCGAAACCTTCACTTCGGACCCGACCTCCGTCTCCCGCAGGACGTTCGAATCGACATTCGTGATGCGCACCTGCCGGCCAAACTCCAGCACGCGCCGGCGCCAATCCACCAGAGGCCGCACTCGCGCGGCGCCGTCGGCGGCCAGACGCTGATGCCGGCGGTGGGCCGGAACATAGAAGCGCTCGGCATACTCGGCCACCATACGATTCGTGCAGAAGACAGGCGACAAGCGGCACATCGACGCCTTCATCCGTTTGATCCAA is a genomic window containing:
- a CDS encoding type VI secretion system contractile sheath large subunit — encoded protein: MDKTYSLGGINLDVTAGREKSASREQADAKPDPGTPFRVLVLGDFSGRANRSVMETGRKLAARKPILVDRDNFDDVLKRLNPHIDLPAAGTLRFMDLDDFHPDRIYESTEFFRALREARKNPEKMATETRVAAAPPPPPPVPSGPAPKFDFDSLLERAVEATEGRKEGRGSKADDAFSRWLKAQVAPHLVAPEAASVTERRALIDQASSVQMRALLHSTALQSLEAAWRSLFFLVRRVETGADLSIHILDISKEELAADLIGTESLGDSGTFRLLAESSTGVAGGDPWAVLVGNYTFGPGTDDLRLLVQLGTIAGALNVPWISAAAPAFLGCDSLASVPDYSDWKPLRDENWEALRRSEIASSLGLILPRFLLRMPYGKKSDECELFPFEEIGADLDHEEYLWGNAAFVCAVLMAEAFTEDGWSMRPGRFANVGGLPVDVRDRDGERVAQPCAEVLMAERGAAVMVDLGLMPLASLKNSDEVRLVRFQSIAYPAAALSGRWS